Proteins from a genomic interval of Musa acuminata AAA Group cultivar baxijiao chromosome BXJ1-9, Cavendish_Baxijiao_AAA, whole genome shotgun sequence:
- the LOC103998779 gene encoding RNA-binding NOB1-like protein: METESPQSSPSPTLPVATVNPPAQPVCWTEVVQKNLTPQRQETISNRVFGSCTSSKGISVAVVDANALIHGDKLAGYADKFVSVPEVLEEVRDPVSRQRLSFLPFPVETMEPSPEFLNKVVKFSRETGDLHTLSDVDLKLIALAYMLEAQIHGTDHLRDRPPPLHVVDVKNLPEAQMPGWGSNVPNLAEWEALEQATEGGTNHNSRILALKDLNDQVEPENRSGPKPNEQDDEHTSFSRPRRFFAPKKEIKLEGKKMVAAGIDASQGENTENADDWLPAVSRSTHRRYLRRKARRELSMASEENRHPSSSREADTEISEGNNVHSDSEEEFAEFDKHKITQDQFENGFSANEEQIEGGVEDVKLNFDTLQPLQEEKEDDILRTVIGSDHTAIEEDSSGNVHDFFQGEEINEFSKELDSLELNSQSDGSIETADIDDESSEQSWMLKSLSESSVACVTSDYAMQNVILQIGLRLLAPGGMQIRQMHRWVLKCHACNNVTQEIGRIFCPKCGSGGTLRKVSVTVGENGIIMASRRPRIILRGTKFSLPLPKGGREAVAKNLILREDQLPHKLLYPKSKKKTNKQDEDFLSVDDIFSHSGEKRVPLKPPVKKALAMFSGRRNPNDNHFSRRKH; encoded by the exons ATGGAGACTGAGTCGCCGCAATCCTCTCCTTCTCCTACTCTTCCCGTAGCTACCGTGAATCCTCCGGCGCAGCCTGTTTGCTGGACCGAGGTGGTGCAGAAGAATCTGACGCCGCAGCGCCAAGAAACCATCTCCAACCGGGTGTTCGGCAGCTGCACGTCGAGCAAGGGGATCTCAGTGGCGGTGGTCGACGCCAACGCCCTCATCCACGGGGACAAACTCGCCGGTTACGCCGACAAGTTCGTGTCGGTGCCGGAGGTGTTGGAGGAGGTGCGCGACCCGGTGTCGCGCCAGCGGCTCTCGTTTCTGCCCTTCCCTGTGGAGACAATGGAGCCCTCACCCGAGTTCCTCAATAAAG TTGTCAAGTTTTCTCGTGAAACCGGGGACCTGCACACACTTTCAGATGTTGACCTTAAGCTTATTGCACTGGCTTACATGTTAGAAGCTCAAATCCATGGAACTGATCATCTAAGGGACAGACCTCCTCCGCTTCATGTGGTGGATGTGAAGAATCTACCTGAGGCTCAAATGCCTGGGTGGGGTTCCAATGTGCCTAATCTGGCAGAATGGGAGGCCTTGGAACAAGCAACTGAGGGAGGCACTAATCATAATTCTAGAATACTTGCACTTAAAGATCTGAATGATCAAGTTGAACCTGAAAACAGATCTGGTCCCAAACCTAATGAGCAAGATGATGAGCATACATCTTTCAGTAGACCCAGAAgattttttgctccaaaaaaaGAGATCAAGTTAGAGGGAAAAAAGATGGTTGCGGCTGGAATTGATGCTTCTCAAGGTGAGAATACTGAAAATGCAGATGATTGGCTCCCTGCAGTTAGTCGAAGCACTCACAGAAGATATTTGAGAAGGAAAGCAAGGCGTGAATTGTCCATGGCATCGGAGGAAAACAGACACCCATCCTCCAGTCGGGAAGCGGACACCGAAATATCTGAAGGCAACAATGTTCACTCTGATAGTGAGGAAGAGTTTGCTGAATTTGACAAACACAAAATTACTCAGGATCAATTTGAAAATGGGTTTTCTGCCAATGAAGAACAAATTGAGGGGGGCGTCGAAGATGTGAAATTGAATTTTGATACTTTACAGCCTTTACAAGAGGAGAAAGAAGATGACATACTCAGGACTGTTATAGGATCTGATCATACAGCAATTGAGGAAGATAGCTCAGGCAATGTACATGATTTTTTTCAAGGTGAAGAAATCAATGAGTTCAGTAAAGAATTGGATAGCCTAGAATTGAATAGTCAGTCTGATGGAAGCATTGAAACAGCTGACATTGATGACGAAAGCAGTGAGCAAAGTTGGATGCTGAAGTCCTTATCAGAGTCAAGTGTAGCTTGTGTTACTAGTGACTATGCTATGCAAAATGTTATTTTGcaaattggtcttcgcctattggcaCCAGGAGGAATGCAGATTCGTCAGATGCATAG GTGGGTTCTAAAATGTCATGCTTGCAATAATGTGACACAAGAAATTGGGAGGATCTTTTGTCCAAAATGTGGCAGTGGTGGCACCTTAAGAAAGGTTTCTGTAACAGTTGGTGAAAATGGGATTATAATGGCTTCACGTAGACCGCGTATCATCCTTCGAGGCACAAAA TTTTCACTTCCGTTGCCTAAAGGTGGAAGAGAAGCCGTCGCAAAAAATCTCATCTTACGAGAAGATCAACTTCCACACAAGCTACTTTATCCAAaatcaaagaagaaaacaaaCAAGCAG GACGAAGACTTTCTGAGCGTAGATGACATCTTTTCTCACTCTGGCGAGAAAAGAGTACCACTCAAGCCTCCTGTGAAGAAAGCACTTGCTATGTTTAGTGGAAGAAGAAATCCTAATGACAATCATTTTTCTCGTCGTAAGCATTAA